The [Bacillus] selenitireducens MLS10 genome includes a region encoding these proteins:
- a CDS encoding PolC-type DNA polymerase III, with protein METDLAVRKERFDLLMDQVQMPEDIRERFLRDGWIESLTVHKKERKWLFRFRLSVPMTKEAYERFSAKLIHGLSHIADVQFMLTYEEDIHSLSLAKEYWPLYVERLRSYTNGLIHRLENQVPESDGKKLIISVQNETEKEMMERRIMEPLQTLSEIFGFQGVLWGVAVHESKEEMQRFREERVQEDQLEVVEAMKEKRKQEDLAKDMQEKHAITHGTRIKDDPRPLKEIVEEEKRFTAQGLVFDAETRELKSGRTLLTFKITDYTDSISVKMFSNDKEDLPVFEAIKKGIWLKVRGPVQYDTFSRDFAMMARDLEQVKPVERQDTAPEGEKRVELHMHSTMSQMDAVTNVGRYVEQAKKWGHHAIAITDHAGAQAFPEAYSAGKKNGIKIIYGVEANLVDDGVPIAYHPSDRDLMEDTYVVFDVETTGLSAVYNTIIELAAVKVQGGEIIDRFESFANPHEPLSPTIIDLTGITDDMVADAPEIHDVLKDFKAWCGNDILVAHNAAFDMAFLDAGYQKAGMDKAANPVIDTLEMGRMLYPTFKNYRLNTLCKKFNIELVSHHRAIYDAEATGHLLWKMVRDAVEKGITTHSALNDQSSPDDYKKQRPNHCTIYAKNAEGLKNLYKLVSKAHIDYFFRVPRLPKSVLVEHREGLLIGSACDQGEVFDGLMQKAPEEVESTAAFYDFLEVMPPSNYQHLIEKEIIRDELELKSVIKNLIKLGETVNKPVVATGNVHYLNEEDHVYRKILIASQGGANPLNRITLPKVHFRTTNEMLDCFSFLSEEKRQEIVVTNSRKIADEIDEIKPIPDDLYTPHIEGADEEMRQMCYDRAKSIYGDPLPELVEKRLEKELTSIISNGFSVIYLISQKLVKKSLDDGYLVGSRGSVGSSFVATMTEITEVNPLPPHYVCPSCQYSYFFNDGSVGSGFDLPDKDCEKCGTPYEKDGHDIPFETFLGFKGDKVPDIDLNFSGEYQPVAHNYTKDLFGEDYVYRAGTITTVADKTAYGYVKGYEGDMGMQLKGAEIDRLVSGCTGVKRSTGQHPGGIIVVPDHLDIYDFSPIQFPADDDGSEWKTTHFDFHSIHDNLLKLDILGHDDPTVIRMLQDLSGMDPKDIPVDDPEVFKLFSGTESLGVKEEDIMCKTGTFGIPEFGTRFVRQMLEETKPSTFSELVQISGLSHGSDVWLNNAADLIAAGTCELKDVIGCRDDIMVYLIYQGLEHSLAFKIMEFVRKGKGLDPEWIEEMKKNGVPDWYIQSCLKIKYMFPKAHAAAYVLMAIRIAYFKVHHPMMFYAAYFTVRADDFELDTMIRGSATIRKRIEEIYSKGLDATPKEKSVLTVLELALEMTMRGFSFKKVDLYRSKASEFQVEENALLPPFDALTGVGTNAALSIVEARKDGEFLSKENLRERSKITKTVLENLDDHGCLDGMPDTNQLSLF; from the coding sequence ATGGAAACAGATCTAGCGGTCCGTAAAGAACGATTTGACTTACTGATGGATCAGGTTCAGATGCCGGAGGATATTCGGGAACGGTTTCTTCGGGATGGCTGGATTGAGTCATTGACCGTACATAAAAAAGAACGCAAATGGCTGTTTCGTTTTCGATTGAGCGTACCCATGACAAAGGAGGCTTATGAGCGATTCTCTGCCAAGCTGATTCATGGACTGTCACATATTGCCGATGTGCAATTTATGCTGACATATGAAGAAGACATTCATTCGCTATCCCTTGCTAAAGAGTATTGGCCGTTGTATGTGGAACGGTTACGATCCTATACAAACGGTTTGATCCACCGCTTGGAGAACCAGGTACCAGAATCCGACGGAAAGAAATTGATAATTTCTGTTCAAAATGAAACGGAAAAGGAAATGATGGAACGTCGAATTATGGAACCTCTTCAAACGTTGTCCGAAATATTTGGCTTTCAGGGCGTTTTATGGGGTGTAGCTGTTCACGAATCGAAGGAAGAGATGCAGCGCTTTCGAGAAGAACGTGTCCAGGAAGACCAGCTCGAAGTCGTTGAGGCGATGAAGGAGAAGAGAAAGCAGGAAGACTTAGCGAAAGATATGCAAGAGAAGCATGCCATTACTCATGGCACCCGTATTAAGGATGACCCGCGACCACTGAAAGAGATTGTGGAGGAAGAGAAACGGTTTACCGCCCAAGGACTGGTGTTTGATGCAGAAACCAGAGAGTTGAAAAGCGGTCGGACATTGTTAACATTTAAAATTACCGACTACACGGATTCCATTTCGGTGAAAATGTTCTCCAATGATAAAGAAGATCTCCCGGTGTTTGAAGCGATTAAAAAAGGGATTTGGCTTAAAGTGCGGGGACCGGTGCAGTACGACACCTTCAGCAGGGATTTTGCGATGATGGCAAGGGATCTTGAACAGGTCAAGCCCGTTGAAAGACAGGACACTGCACCAGAAGGTGAAAAACGTGTGGAACTCCATATGCATTCAACGATGAGTCAAATGGATGCTGTGACGAACGTCGGACGATATGTGGAACAGGCAAAAAAATGGGGACATCACGCTATTGCCATCACCGATCATGCTGGTGCCCAGGCTTTTCCTGAAGCATACAGTGCAGGGAAGAAGAATGGGATAAAAATCATTTACGGAGTTGAAGCCAATCTTGTTGATGATGGTGTGCCGATTGCGTACCATCCATCAGACCGCGACCTTATGGAAGATACGTATGTTGTATTTGACGTGGAAACAACAGGGCTTTCAGCCGTTTATAATACAATCATTGAACTTGCTGCTGTTAAAGTGCAGGGTGGCGAGATCATTGACCGGTTTGAATCCTTTGCAAATCCGCATGAACCTCTGAGTCCAACGATCATTGATCTGACCGGGATCACCGACGATATGGTGGCTGATGCACCTGAGATCCATGATGTCCTGAAGGATTTCAAAGCATGGTGCGGCAATGATATACTCGTCGCTCATAATGCAGCGTTTGATATGGCTTTTCTTGACGCAGGTTATCAGAAGGCTGGCATGGACAAAGCGGCAAATCCGGTCATTGACACATTGGAAATGGGGCGAATGCTTTACCCGACATTCAAAAATTACCGGCTGAATACATTATGTAAGAAATTCAATATTGAGCTTGTCTCGCATCACCGGGCGATCTACGATGCGGAAGCGACGGGGCATCTGCTCTGGAAAATGGTCAGGGACGCTGTGGAAAAAGGGATTACCACTCACAGTGCGCTTAATGATCAGTCGTCTCCTGATGATTACAAAAAACAGCGGCCGAATCATTGTACGATCTATGCCAAAAACGCTGAAGGTTTGAAAAATTTATATAAACTTGTCTCAAAAGCGCATATCGATTATTTCTTCCGTGTTCCGAGACTTCCGAAATCGGTTCTTGTCGAACACCGGGAAGGCCTTTTGATCGGATCCGCCTGTGATCAGGGTGAAGTATTTGACGGGTTGATGCAAAAGGCACCTGAGGAAGTGGAGTCAACGGCTGCATTCTATGATTTCCTCGAAGTGATGCCGCCTTCCAACTACCAGCATCTGATTGAAAAAGAAATCATTCGCGATGAACTTGAGCTGAAGTCGGTGATCAAAAATCTGATTAAACTCGGTGAGACGGTCAATAAACCGGTTGTTGCCACCGGGAATGTTCACTATTTGAATGAGGAGGATCACGTCTACCGCAAAATTCTTATTGCCAGTCAGGGAGGGGCAAATCCACTGAACCGGATTACGCTGCCAAAGGTGCATTTCCGGACAACCAATGAGATGCTTGATTGTTTTTCCTTTTTGTCGGAAGAGAAACGTCAGGAAATCGTGGTCACGAATTCAAGGAAAATCGCCGATGAAATCGATGAAATCAAACCGATTCCGGATGACCTCTATACCCCTCATATCGAGGGCGCGGATGAGGAAATGAGACAGATGTGTTACGACCGTGCGAAAAGCATTTATGGCGATCCTTTACCGGAACTTGTGGAGAAACGGCTTGAGAAGGAATTGACAAGTATCATCTCCAACGGGTTCTCCGTTATTTATCTGATCTCTCAGAAGCTCGTCAAAAAATCTTTGGACGACGGTTACCTTGTCGGCTCCCGGGGATCCGTCGGCTCAAGCTTCGTGGCCACGATGACGGAAATTACGGAAGTCAATCCATTACCGCCTCACTATGTATGTCCGAGCTGTCAGTATTCGTATTTTTTCAACGACGGTTCTGTCGGATCAGGTTTTGACCTCCCGGATAAGGACTGTGAAAAATGCGGGACACCTTATGAGAAGGATGGTCATGATATTCCGTTTGAAACCTTCCTTGGGTTTAAGGGCGACAAAGTACCGGATATCGATTTGAACTTCTCGGGTGAGTATCAGCCTGTAGCACACAACTATACAAAAGATCTTTTTGGCGAAGATTACGTGTATCGCGCAGGGACGATCACCACTGTCGCAGATAAGACAGCATATGGTTATGTAAAAGGGTATGAGGGTGATATGGGCATGCAGCTGAAAGGGGCAGAGATCGATCGCCTTGTCAGCGGCTGCACTGGTGTGAAGCGTTCGACAGGGCAGCATCCGGGCGGCATCATCGTTGTTCCGGATCATTTGGATATTTATGATTTCTCCCCGATTCAGTTTCCGGCAGATGACGACGGATCTGAGTGGAAAACGACTCATTTTGACTTTCACTCGATCCACGATAATCTGTTGAAACTTGATATTCTTGGACACGATGATCCGACGGTCATCCGGATGCTTCAGGACCTGAGCGGGATGGACCCGAAAGATATTCCTGTTGACGATCCGGAAGTATTCAAGCTTTTTTCCGGCACTGAATCTCTCGGTGTGAAAGAAGAAGATATCATGTGCAAAACAGGCACCTTCGGGATTCCTGAATTCGGGACACGTTTTGTCAGACAGATGCTTGAAGAAACGAAACCGTCGACGTTCAGCGAACTCGTTCAGATTTCCGGGCTCAGTCACGGAAGTGATGTCTGGTTGAATAATGCAGCTGATCTCATTGCGGCAGGCACTTGTGAATTAAAAGATGTGATCGGTTGCCGGGATGATATCATGGTGTATCTGATTTATCAGGGTCTTGAGCATTCGCTGGCTTTTAAAATTATGGAGTTTGTGCGTAAAGGAAAAGGACTTGATCCTGAATGGATTGAGGAGATGAAGAAAAACGGTGTGCCGGACTGGTACATTCAATCATGTTTGAAGATCAAGTATATGTTCCCGAAAGCACATGCTGCTGCCTACGTGCTGATGGCAATCCGCATTGCGTATTTCAAAGTCCATCACCCGATGATGTTTTATGCAGCGTACTTCACTGTGCGTGCCGATGATTTTGAGTTGGATACGATGATCCGGGGTTCAGCGACTATTCGGAAACGCATTGAAGAGATATATTCGAAAGGGCTGGATGCAACTCCGAAAGAAAAAAGTGTACTCACAGTACTTGAATTGGCTCTCGAGATGACGATGAGAGGTTTCTCCTTTAAGAAAGTGGATCTTTACCGTTCAAAAGCAAGCGAATTCCAGGTGGAAGAGAACGCGCTCCTGCCTCCTTTCGACGCGCTTACGGGTGTTGGAACGAATGCTGCTTTAAGCATTGTGGAGGCAAGAAAAGATGGTGAATTTCTGAGTAAGGAAAATCTCAGAGAACGAAGTAAAATCACTAAAACCGTTCTCGAGAATCTTGATGACCATGGATGTCTTGACGGAATGCCTGATACGAACCAGCTGTCCCTCTTTTGA
- the rimP gene encoding ribosome maturation factor RimP, whose translation MSSAITDKVEKLAEPIVSEAGLELVDIEFVKEGKNWFLRVFIDGPEGVDLDHCSTVSERLSEKLDQSDPIEQAYYLEVSSPGAERPLKKAEDITKAIGKNVHVATYAPIEDEKVFEGKLIGFDGETLTVEQKIKTRVSQVEIPYDKVSKARLAVIF comes from the coding sequence ATGTCATCAGCAATCACAGACAAGGTGGAGAAGCTGGCTGAGCCCATTGTGAGCGAGGCAGGTCTTGAGCTTGTTGATATTGAGTTTGTTAAAGAGGGTAAAAATTGGTTTTTGAGAGTATTTATTGATGGGCCGGAGGGCGTTGATTTGGATCATTGTTCGACCGTCAGTGAACGATTGAGTGAAAAGCTGGATCAGTCCGACCCGATTGAGCAGGCCTACTATCTTGAAGTGTCATCACCCGGAGCAGAACGGCCATTGAAAAAAGCAGAAGATATCACAAAGGCGATCGGTAAGAATGTACATGTCGCCACGTATGCACCGATAGAGGACGAGAAGGTTTTCGAAGGCAAACTGATCGGTTTTGATGGTGAGACACTGACTGTTGAACAAAAGATCAAAACACGTGTGAGCCAGGTGGAGATCCCGTATGATAAGGTGTCGAAAGCCAGGCTGGCTGTTATTTTTTGA
- the nusA gene encoding transcription termination factor NusA produces the protein MNSEFMDALASIEKDKGIDKEIILEAIEQALITGYKRNFNSAQNVRVDIDRESGQIRVFARKTVVEEVFDARLEISQEEAKGINPHYEVDDIVEIEVTPRDFGRIAAQTAKQVVTQRVREAERGIIYSDFIDREEDIMTGIVQRQDHRFIYVDLGKVEALMPLNEQMPNETYRHNDRIKAFITKVEKTTKGPQIMISRSHPGLLKRLFELEVPEIYDGTVEVKSVSREAGERSKISVHAEDEDIDPVGSCVGQRGQRVQTIVDELKGEKIDIVRWSEDPKVYVSNALSPSKVVDVLVNEEQKMTTVIVPDYQLSLAIGKRGQNARLAAKLTGWKIDIKSESEAEESGIYPVADNDEPFDDEETDEDLPQSFAELADEDIFQDMDEEDDEPEKDDRE, from the coding sequence ATGAACAGTGAATTTATGGATGCTTTGGCAAGCATCGAAAAAGATAAAGGCATTGATAAAGAAATTATTTTAGAAGCGATTGAACAGGCATTGATAACGGGTTACAAGCGGAATTTTAATTCTGCCCAAAATGTGCGGGTGGATATCGACAGGGAATCCGGTCAAATCCGGGTGTTTGCCAGGAAAACGGTTGTGGAGGAAGTGTTTGATGCCCGGCTTGAAATCAGCCAGGAAGAGGCAAAAGGGATCAATCCGCATTATGAGGTGGATGATATTGTCGAAATCGAAGTAACCCCTCGCGATTTCGGACGCATTGCTGCACAGACTGCCAAGCAGGTAGTCACTCAGCGCGTACGAGAAGCTGAACGTGGTATTATTTACTCCGATTTTATTGATCGGGAAGAAGATATTATGACAGGGATTGTGCAACGTCAGGATCACCGTTTCATTTATGTGGATCTCGGTAAAGTCGAAGCACTTATGCCTTTGAATGAACAGATGCCAAATGAGACCTATCGCCATAACGATCGCATCAAGGCCTTTATTACAAAGGTCGAAAAAACCACAAAAGGTCCTCAAATTATGATTTCAAGGTCACACCCGGGTTTACTTAAGCGTTTGTTCGAACTTGAAGTGCCTGAAATCTATGACGGGACTGTCGAAGTGAAGTCTGTTTCACGTGAAGCCGGTGAACGTTCAAAAATTTCCGTTCACGCAGAAGATGAAGATATTGATCCGGTTGGTTCATGTGTGGGACAGCGCGGACAGCGTGTTCAGACGATTGTCGATGAGCTTAAAGGTGAAAAAATTGATATCGTGCGCTGGTCGGAAGACCCGAAAGTTTATGTATCCAATGCGCTGAGCCCATCGAAAGTCGTGGATGTTCTTGTAAATGAAGAGCAGAAAATGACAACGGTTATCGTACCCGATTATCAATTATCCCTGGCCATTGGTAAGCGTGGTCAAAATGCCCGACTCGCTGCAAAGCTGACAGGGTGGAAAATTGATATCAAAAGTGAATCGGAAGCTGAAGAATCAGGTATTTATCCAGTAGCAGACAATGATGAGCCATTCGATGATGAAGAAACGGATGAAGATCTTCCCCAATCATTCGCTGAACTGGCAGATGAAGATATCTTCCAAGACATGGATGAAGAGGACGATGAGCCTGAGAAGGACGACCGGGAGTGA
- the rnpM gene encoding RNase P modulator RnpM yields MASKKKTPLRKCVVTQEMKPKKELIRVVRSPEGEVFVDPSSKKSGRGAYIANDRDVIEKAKKANLLARHLKAKVDEDVYDQLIREHERSKLV; encoded by the coding sequence ATGGCGTCAAAGAAAAAAACGCCCTTGAGAAAATGCGTCGTAACCCAGGAAATGAAGCCGAAAAAAGAGTTGATCAGAGTAGTACGTTCGCCTGAAGGCGAGGTTTTTGTAGACCCAAGCAGTAAAAAATCAGGACGTGGAGCTTATATTGCAAATGATCGTGATGTGATTGAGAAGGCAAAGAAAGCGAACCTTCTCGCCCGTCATTTAAAAGCAAAAGTTGATGAGGATGTCTATGATCAGCTGATCCGGGAACATGAAAGAAGCAAGCTTGTATGA
- a CDS encoding YlxQ family RNA-binding protein gives MKGNWLSTLGLALRAGKLITGEEQVVKAIQSGQAKLVIVAADASDGTLKKMKDKTSFYKVPLKITSDRSALGQAIGKGERVSLAVMDQGFASSIQNRIENSVSDRQ, from the coding sequence ATGAAAGGCAACTGGCTGTCAACATTAGGGTTGGCTTTACGTGCAGGTAAGCTGATTACAGGTGAAGAGCAGGTTGTCAAAGCCATTCAATCCGGGCAGGCAAAGCTCGTGATCGTTGCCGCTGATGCCTCAGATGGAACATTGAAAAAAATGAAGGATAAGACGTCATTTTATAAGGTGCCATTGAAAATCACATCCGATCGATCAGCCCTCGGGCAGGCGATTGGCAAAGGAGAACGCGTTTCTCTTGCTGTGATGGATCAGGGCTTTGCTTCTTCCATTCAGAATCGCATTGAAAACAGTGTGTCTGACAGGCAATAA
- the infB gene encoding translation initiation factor IF-2, producing MSKKRIYEYAKENNTTSKAVIDKLKGMGIEVSNHMSVIDRETMNKLEGISGQKGKDTKQESSAPKPDAKKPQNQTSANQKNDSRGGNQPNKGQGGSKKPQSNQQKPGQRNQPNQGKPGNQKQQGNKGPNKNKKNRRNDNRQQPKNSQPSTMPRKLPEKVLYTPPITVGDFAEKIHREPSEVIKKLMFLGVMATINQELEEEALEILAEEYGITVEEEVIVDETDFESIIGDQEEDDAKLQERPAVVTIMGHVDHGKTTLLDSIRHTKVVAGEAGGITQHIGAYQVVENDKKITFLDTPGHAAFTTMRARGAQVTDITILVVAADDGVMPQTIEAINHAKAAEVPIIVAVNKIDKEGANPDRVMQELTEHGLVAEAWGGDTIFVEVSALNAKGIDDLLEMILLVTEVEELKANPDREAYGTVVEAELDKGRGPVATLLVQGGTLHVGDPIVVGNAFGKVRAMVNDLGRRVKTADPSMPVEITGLNAVPQAGDRFMVFKDEKKARQIGEQRAMKQREAQRRESSRVSLDDLFNQIQQGDIKEINVIVKADVQGSAEAMKGSLEKIEVEGVKINIIHTGVGAIAESDVILASASNAVIIGFNVRPDVNAKRTAEVEGVDIRLHRVIYDAIEEIESAMKGLLDPIYQEKVIGQAEVRQVFKVSKVGSIAGSYVTDGKITRHSSVRVIRDGVVVFEGEVNDLKRFKDDVKEVAKNYECGITIENFNDVKEGDIIEAYIMEEVKRK from the coding sequence ATGAGTAAAAAAAGAATCTATGAGTATGCAAAAGAAAACAACACAACCAGTAAAGCGGTAATTGATAAATTAAAAGGAATGGGCATTGAGGTGTCCAACCACATGAGTGTGATAGACCGTGAAACAATGAATAAATTGGAAGGTATCTCCGGTCAAAAAGGAAAAGACACAAAGCAGGAATCTTCCGCTCCAAAGCCTGATGCAAAGAAACCGCAAAATCAGACGAGTGCGAACCAGAAAAATGACAGCCGTGGCGGAAACCAGCCGAATAAAGGACAGGGCGGCAGTAAAAAGCCTCAGTCCAACCAACAGAAGCCCGGCCAGAGAAACCAGCCAAATCAAGGAAAGCCCGGCAACCAAAAGCAACAGGGTAATAAAGGCCCTAATAAAAACAAAAAGAACCGCCGTAATGATAACCGTCAGCAACCCAAAAATTCACAGCCATCAACCATGCCGCGAAAATTGCCTGAAAAAGTGTTGTACACACCGCCAATCACGGTCGGTGATTTTGCCGAAAAGATCCACCGTGAACCTTCAGAAGTCATTAAGAAGCTGATGTTCCTGGGTGTTATGGCAACCATTAACCAGGAGCTAGAAGAAGAGGCGCTTGAAATTCTGGCTGAAGAATACGGCATTACCGTTGAAGAAGAAGTGATCGTTGATGAAACTGATTTTGAATCAATCATTGGTGATCAGGAAGAAGACGACGCGAAACTTCAGGAACGCCCAGCTGTTGTGACGATCATGGGTCACGTTGACCATGGTAAGACAACGCTCCTTGACAGCATTCGTCACACAAAAGTTGTAGCGGGCGAAGCGGGTGGTATTACCCAGCATATCGGTGCTTACCAGGTCGTTGAAAATGATAAAAAAATCACGTTCCTCGATACGCCAGGACACGCAGCCTTCACCACCATGCGTGCCCGCGGTGCTCAGGTAACAGACATTACAATTCTTGTCGTAGCAGCGGATGATGGCGTTATGCCTCAGACGATTGAGGCAATTAATCACGCGAAAGCGGCTGAAGTGCCGATTATCGTTGCTGTAAACAAAATCGACAAAGAAGGTGCCAATCCGGATCGTGTGATGCAAGAGCTTACGGAACATGGACTGGTTGCAGAAGCATGGGGCGGCGACACGATTTTTGTGGAAGTATCTGCTCTCAATGCCAAGGGGATTGATGACCTTCTTGAAATGATCCTTCTCGTGACTGAAGTGGAAGAGTTAAAGGCCAATCCGGACCGCGAAGCCTATGGTACGGTTGTTGAAGCTGAGCTTGACAAAGGACGAGGTCCTGTAGCCACACTTCTCGTTCAGGGTGGTACTCTGCACGTCGGTGATCCGATTGTTGTAGGGAATGCATTTGGTAAAGTGCGTGCAATGGTCAATGATCTTGGGCGTCGTGTGAAGACTGCGGATCCATCGATGCCCGTTGAAATTACCGGTTTGAATGCCGTTCCTCAGGCAGGGGACCGTTTTATGGTCTTCAAAGATGAGAAGAAGGCGAGACAAATCGGTGAGCAGCGTGCCATGAAGCAAAGAGAAGCACAGCGTCGCGAATCATCCAGGGTTTCCCTTGATGATCTCTTTAACCAGATTCAGCAGGGTGATATTAAAGAAATCAACGTGATCGTGAAAGCTGACGTACAGGGGTCTGCGGAAGCTATGAAAGGTTCACTTGAGAAGATTGAGGTTGAAGGTGTGAAAATCAACATCATTCATACCGGTGTAGGCGCTATTGCCGAATCCGACGTCATTCTTGCCTCGGCTTCTAATGCTGTCATTATCGGATTTAACGTGCGCCCGGATGTGAACGCGAAGCGTACTGCCGAGGTTGAAGGTGTGGATATCCGTCTTCACCGTGTCATTTACGATGCGATTGAAGAAATTGAATCTGCCATGAAAGGCCTTCTCGATCCAATCTATCAGGAAAAAGTGATTGGTCAGGCGGAAGTCCGTCAGGTCTTTAAAGTATCCAAAGTCGGATCGATCGCAGGTTCTTACGTAACCGACGGTAAAATCACCAGACATTCATCTGTCCGGGTGATCCGGGATGGCGTCGTTGTATTTGAAGGAGAAGTTAACGACTTGAAACGTTTCAAAGATGACGTGAAAGAAGTAGCGAAGAATTATGAGTGCGGGATTACCATTGAAAACTTCAATGATGTCAAAGAGGGCGATATTATCGAAGCCTATATCATGGAGGAAGTTAAGCGGAAATGA
- a CDS encoding DUF503 domain-containing protein encodes MIGVIVAEALLYDCQSLKEKRSVSKSVSSRLSQRFNIAIAETDHYDRWQRIQWTVVTVSNERQHAEKELNRVIRFMESQPEMDVTTIDWEWL; translated from the coding sequence ATGATAGGTGTTATTGTCGCTGAGGCGTTGCTGTATGATTGCCAATCTCTCAAAGAAAAGCGTTCTGTCAGTAAGAGTGTCTCATCAAGGTTGTCTCAGCGATTTAATATTGCCATTGCTGAAACGGATCATTATGATCGCTGGCAACGCATTCAATGGACGGTTGTGACCGTCAGTAACGAAAGACAGCACGCTGAAAAAGAACTGAACAGAGTGATACGATTTATGGAAAGTCAGCCTGAAATGGATGTGACGACCATTGATTGGGAATGGCTCTGA
- the rbfA gene encoding 30S ribosome-binding factor RbfA, with amino-acid sequence MGNLRANRVGEQIKKELTDIIQRGIKDPRIGFVTVTAVDVTGDLQQATAFVTVYGDDDEREKSLLALEKANGYIRSEIGKRIKLRKTPELDFKFDESIERGNRIDELLRNLNKEE; translated from the coding sequence ATGGGGAATTTAAGAGCAAACCGTGTTGGAGAACAGATAAAAAAAGAACTGACAGATATTATTCAGCGGGGCATTAAAGATCCGCGCATTGGATTTGTTACGGTTACCGCAGTCGATGTAACCGGTGACCTGCAGCAGGCGACGGCTTTTGTTACCGTTTATGGTGACGATGATGAACGAGAAAAGAGTCTACTTGCTCTGGAGAAGGCTAATGGATATATTCGAAGTGAAATCGGCAAGCGGATTAAGCTTCGAAAAACTCCTGAACTGGATTTCAAATTCGATGAAAGCATCGAGCGTGGGAACCGAATCGATGAGCTGTTGAGAAATCTTAACAAAGAGGAATAA
- the truB gene encoding tRNA pseudouridine(55) synthase TruB, protein MTNSKAGILPLWKPRGMTSFQAVRKAGGILKTKKAGHTGTLDPDVDGVLPICVGRATKIVEYLTAAEKVYSGEVTIGWSTETEDASGETVETRMPEEAFTEQEVDDMLVQLTGEQKQIPPMYSAVKVNGKRLYEYAREGVSVTRPVRTITVHSLERTSPVYQHDNGSVSFTFTCHCSKGTYIRTLAVTMGEKLGYPAHMSRLTRDASGSFSKEDCVTFEDMEKYADEQPEHILLPIEHAFEHVPSLTVEDDDLTRILQGGILPLPKQMDDPDIPFFVIFDPDGRLIALYKKDPKRHGMMRPEKMILTANDR, encoded by the coding sequence ATGACGAACAGTAAAGCAGGTATCCTTCCGTTGTGGAAGCCGCGGGGGATGACGTCGTTTCAGGCCGTGCGAAAAGCCGGCGGTATATTGAAGACGAAAAAAGCCGGACATACCGGAACCCTCGATCCTGACGTGGATGGTGTTTTACCGATTTGCGTCGGAAGAGCGACAAAAATTGTGGAATATTTGACGGCGGCAGAAAAGGTATACAGTGGCGAAGTGACAATCGGTTGGTCCACGGAAACAGAGGATGCTAGCGGCGAAACGGTTGAAACAAGGATGCCCGAGGAGGCTTTCACCGAACAGGAAGTGGATGACATGCTCGTTCAGTTGACTGGTGAACAAAAACAGATACCGCCTATGTATTCAGCGGTAAAAGTTAACGGCAAACGTCTTTATGAATATGCGAGGGAAGGTGTGTCTGTTACACGCCCGGTTCGGACGATTACCGTCCATTCGTTGGAGAGAACCTCACCTGTTTATCAGCATGATAACGGCTCTGTATCTTTCACCTTCACCTGTCATTGCAGCAAAGGAACGTATATCAGAACGCTCGCGGTTACCATGGGGGAAAAACTCGGGTATCCGGCTCATATGTCGCGATTAACGCGGGATGCTTCGGGCTCGTTTTCCAAGGAAGATTGTGTTACCTTTGAAGATATGGAGAAATATGCGGATGAGCAGCCTGAACACATACTGCTGCCCATTGAACATGCCTTTGAACATGTACCTTCATTAACGGTGGAAGACGACGATTTGACAAGGATCCTTCAGGGAGGAATCTTGCCCCTGCCAAAACAAATGGATGACCCTGATATTCCTTTTTTTGTTATTTTCGATCCGGATGGACGATTGATTGCATTATACAAAAAGGATCCCAAACGGCATGGTATGATGCGTCCTGAGAAAATGATTCTGACTGCAAATGACAGGTGA